The Heyndrickxia acidicola sequence AGTCTTTCTCGCCACAGATTTTCAATTTTTTTCATTCAATCTCTTCCTTTGTTAGTTGAATATAAAGGTCATCCAGCGTAGCGTCAGGCATTTGGAATTCATCCTGCAATTGCTTCAGCGTGCCCTTTGCTCTTACTTCCCCATTATGTAAAATAATAAAGCCGTCACAATACCTTTCTGCAGTGGAAAGGATATGGGTAGACATCAAAATTCCTGCCCCCTTCTCCTTCATTCTCTTCATTAAATCCAGCAAGGATTGAATTCCGAGGGGATCCAGTCCTAAAAAAGGCTCATCTATGATATAAAGGCTAGGTTCAACTAAAAAGGCACACAGGATCATTACCTTTTGTTTCATCCCTTTAGAAAAATGTGCAGGAAACCATTTGAGTTTTTTGTCCAAACGAAACTCCTTCAGTAAAGGCTCTGCACGTATAAGATAATCCTCTTCATTCAGGCCGTAAGCCATGGCCGTCAGTTTTAAGTGTTCCTCCAATGTCAGTTCTTCGTATAAAATAGGTGTTTCAGGTATATAGGAAAACTGTTTTCTATACTCATCAGGAGCTTGCCTCAAGTGCTTTTGATTAATTTGCACAGATCCCTTTTTAGGGTCCATTAAACCGATAATATGCTTAATGGTTGTACTTTTTCCAGCACCATTTAATCCAATCAACCCAATAATCTGATTCTTTTCTATAGTAAAGGAAATGTCTTTTAATACTGGCTTCTTTGTATAGCCTCCGGTTAAATGCTCAACCTCTAGTAAAGGCATATTCAACATCCTTTCTTATGTACTAAAGCTCCGTTAAATTTCTAATTTGATAACTGTTCGTTTTTAGCTCAATTCACAGTAAGTAAACCTTGTTGCTTTAGTTTCCTTTATTTACTGTAACCTTTCAGCTTAGCTATAGAGGGAGTGTTTCACACAAATGACCAAAAAACAACAGAGAAGGCTACAACGTGGCTATGAAGGACTTTTCTTCGTTGATTCTAACCTGGTTTTGGCCTTCATCGACCTTATGAAGGACTTTTCTCAATGATTCTAACCTCGTTTTGGCCTTCATCGACCTTATGAAGGACTTTTCTCGTTGATCCTAACCTCAATTTGGCCTTCATCGACCTCATGAAGGACTTTTCTCACTAGTACTGCTTTTAAAAAAGCTTATACTACAGACATTTTAACATTATTTATGTGTAATCAATAGCATTGGTTATATCCTATCTTTTCCCTCTTTTAATTTCTGCTTACGCAAAATATCTTCCTGCTTTGGTTATTTCGTGTCACTTACGCATTGTGCTTAATCAAAACATTTTCCAAAGTTGTTTTTTATTTTTCTTGATGTATAAATCAAGATTATTGGTGCATCATAATATTCGAAGGGGTTACAAAAACCGCATATCGGGGTGGTTGTTAAAGACCTATATCCGTAATAAAAGCGTTTGGGCAAGTCACTTGACTGAAATGATTCTGGACAAAAACACATCAAATGAGGTGTTTATCGAAGATCATCTGCTGTTTTAAACGTCACTGTAAGGTACTTTAAAACAATTAGGGGATGGTAGCTTTGAACAAAGATCATTTATTCCATTGATATATACACACTTATGAAAATGAGGTGTTTATCAAAGGTAAAGAAGTCGATGTAAAAACCCTTTTATAACCCCCTTCACCGGGACGGGATACTTACGTGATCCCGTCCCTTTTTGTTATGAAGTTGAAATTTCGTTTGAGCCTTTTCCAGCACGAACCGAATAAGGTATAATAATATCATTCTTAATAAGCCAATACTCTCATTGGCAGCCCAATTCGCACTAAACAAGAGGAAAGGCGGCATGACCGATGTCTGATTGTATTTTTTGCAAAATTGTAAATGGAGAGCTTCCCTGCTCAAAGGTTTATGAAAATGAACATGTCCTTGCTTTCTTGGACTTAAGCCAGGTTACAAAAGGACATACACTTGTCATACCAAAGATACATAAAGAGAATATTTTTGAAATTACGCCAGAAATAGCAAGAAATTTTTATGAAGCAGTTCCTGCTATCGCTAATGCTATTAAAGAGGAATTTAATCCAATTGGGTTAAACACTCTCAATAATAATGGTGAGTTTGCCGGACAATCCGTTTTTCATTTCCATCTTCATCTTATTCCGAGATATGGAAAAGGAGATGGTTTTGGGGCGGTATGGAAAAGTCACCAGGACCAGTATAACTCAGAAGATCTTAAACAAATTGCAGATTCAATCTCCAATCATATTCACTAAAGCATCTAAAAATCCTGCATAAAATGGCAGGATTTTTCATCTTTAATTGGGAGTTTCCAATTCAATTTCATATTGTTATATGATATAATGAGTGCATCTTTCGCTGTTGGCAATGAGTGCACAGCAGGAAAGCAGCTGAGGAAGAAGAGAAGAGGAGAGATTAAAAATGAATACAAAAACACTGGTTGGGATGGCTTTACTGGTTGGCATAGGTACTGTGCTTCACGTGATTGTGCCCCCGATATTTTATAGCATTAAGCCTGATATGATGCTAACAATGCTCTTTTTGGGAATTATCTTTTTTACAGATAAGAAAAATGTGTTTCTGCTTGGCGCTGTAGCCGGCATTATTTCCGGTCTTACAACCAGCTTCCCGGGAGGCTTAGTGCCAAATATTATTGATAAATTGATTACAGCTTTTGTTTTTTACGGATTGTACTTAGCAATTGCTCCCCGTTCAACATCAGTAATAAAAATCGCTTTGCTGACTGCAGTAGGCACCCTTGTATCAGGATCAGCATTCTTGGGTTCTGCGTATTACATCGTAGGTTTGCCAGGTCCATTTGTTACATTGTTTGCTACGGTTGTGCTGCCTGCAACAGTTATAAATGCTGTTACCATGTTCATCATTTATCCAATCGTCTCGTCAATATTTAAACGAACAAGTCTTGCACAAAACTAGTGACAGAGACTACATGAGTTAAATAATGTTTTAATAGCTTCATATTTTTATCCTTAAATAAAGACGCGTAAAGACCTTTCTTAGTCTGACGCGTCTTTTTATATTTCATTTCAACATGTAGATTTATTTACTTCCCATGGAAATATCTAAAAAAGCAGCACAAGAATAATGGCGAGTCCTAAACAAATTGCACTTCCGCTCCCAAAAAGGGTAAGTCTCTGCTTTAAAACATTTTTTGAAGGATATATTCCTGGACGCTGGAATGCAAGAACACTTTTTAAAAAACCCAACAGGAAAAAAAAACTTAATAAAAACATTAAAACGATAATACTGCCCATACCTCTCTCCTCCTCACGCCACTTTTTCATCCTCGAACAACAATCCTTGTTTTAAAAACTATGCCTGAAAAAGTGTTGACATGATTAAATGGGGTAAAAGTATCCGGAAGGAATTTGAAACATTTTGTAGAAGAATTAAATAGAGAAACTTAGCTATCGAGGTGAAAAACATGAATAAAAGGCAATTTACATATGGAATCTTGATTGGAGGTACTGTAGGAGCACTTACAACCCTTCTGACTACTCCCATTTCCGGTAAGCATTTGCGTAAACAGGCTAAAGCCACTACACAGGAATGGGTACAGATGACGAAGGATATCTCGGAAAATCTAAAAGATTTAAAGAAGTCTATTACTGCTTTAACGGAAGAAGGTAAAGTAATCGTTAAAGATCTGCTTTCAGACATTAAAGTAAATCTAAACGATTGGCAAGAATCCATAGAACCCAATAAACAACACTTACACAGGGATATCTCAGAGATTCAATCCACCATTGAAGAACTAGAGCAAAAGCTTCAGGAAAATGAAATAATAAAAGAGGAATAGTTTTAAAAGATAATATCAAGAATCTTTTCAGGTCTGACAATCATTTTTCATATACTCTTTGTCAGACCTTATTTAAAGATAATTAAGTAAAAAGCAAGGTTGCCTTTTCCCTTCCATTTTCGAAATCAAATTGTAAGCCCATTCAACCTTTACAATTAAACAATTCCATAAGCAGATTATTTCCTGACAATACGTTCTAAAAATTTTGTTAATTTTTATCTTTATTAATCTTTATTTTATTGGCATAATAATAAAAAAGAGAAAAAGAAGGTGAAAGAATGAAAGAAGGACAAGCCACGCTCATAGAAGCACTGCTTTTCAGCCAAAGAATGGCACAGCTTGGAAAGGCTTTATGGAAAACAATTGAAAAAGATTGGCAGCAATGGATTAAGCCTTATGACCTAAATATAAACGAGCATCACATTTTATGGATTTCTTATCATTTAAAAGGGGCGTCTATATCAGACGTTGCAAAATTCGGAGTCATGCATGTATCTACTGCATTTAATTTCTCAAAAAAATTAGAAGAACGGGGATTGCTAGAGTTCTCAAAAAGAGAGAACGATAAACGCAACACCTATATTCAGCTTACGGAAAAAGGTGAAAACATTTTACTCGAATCCATAGAAAAATTTAATCCTGAAGACAATTCCGTGTTCCAAGGGGCACTTCCACTTCGTAAGATTTATGGGAAATTCCCTGATATCATTGAATTGATGGCTATTGTCCGAAATATATACGGAGAGGATTTTATGGAAATATTTGAAAGGTCATTCCATAATATTGGGTCAGAATTTTTCGAAGATGAGGGAAAAATTAAAAAGATAGGTTATAAGAATGAAGACTTTGCCAAGAGCTAGAGATTTTTCTCCAAAACCTCCATGAGCTCCGGATAAAGCTTCTGTTTCAGGCAGGCAATAATGGTTTCTTTTGCGTCTAATTTCGGATTCAGCTCTTCAATAAATTTTTTAAAAAGCGGGAAGAAAAAGACGAATTTATCCGCTTTTTGTTCTTTGTATTCTTTGCTCAGTGTTTCACAAAGTTTATAAAAGTCTTGAACTTCCATTTCAGATAGCTTCTCTTCAATTACTAGGGTAAAAAATTCATTCCCTTCTTTTTTTACCATCTTCATTAAAAGTCTTTGGTGAAACTTAAGACTGGCTATTTTTTGCTCAAGCAATTCTGTTGTGTTTCCCCTTACTTCCACTATGTATATTCCCCTTTGGCTTTTTCTTTTTTTACCGGACCGTGTTCATCATGCCTGTGGATTTCCACTCCAAGTGCCTGCTTGTCACCTCAATGATAATTGAGGCAAAGTCAATATAAAACTTCTCCGGTGCCTTTTCATAAGTATCATTCGTCTTTAACATATCAAATTCCTTTATAGAAAAGGCAATCTTTTATATTAAAACTCTCCTCATTTTGTCTTTTGATTTCCACTTCAGACTTTCGCTTTTTAGCGCGAGGTTCATGTGAGCCTTTAGCGCTTTTCCCACAAGAGTCTCGCGTATTCTACGCTCTAGTCTAATTAGCATCCACATCAACATTGAGCTGTGTCAAAGTCTATATTTGAAAATAACATACTTATCAAAAGCTGTTAAATTGTGAGAATTTCACTATAGTATGATTATACGCCCTTTAGCAAGGAAAGTGCACTACTTCTTATTATTTGTCAGCCTTCCATCATATTTCGCAGATTAGGCCGTTTGTCATTCATCTATTCATTATTTTCCTAGTAAGCGCATGCATTGATCATCTTCAAATGAGGAATAAGTCTATCTTTTTGGACTATTTTTATGTTATCTTTATAGATATAGGAGATAATAGGAGGGGTTTTTAGTATGGTCTCCGCTTTCATACTTTTTGCAGTCATAATTGTTTACCTTATAAATAAAATGACAAATTCACTATGCGTTCAAAAGGAAATACCAGAAGAGAGACAGCCTCAAATATTCAGGATGATCAATATTCTCATAACAATTCTTTTGGTTTCATCTTATGTAGGAATCCTTTTTACATAACGGGATTCATAATTCCCTCTTAATGGAGGGCTTGTTATTATTTGTATCATTTATAATAGGCTTTGTTTAAACAATTGGTTGATTTTCGTTCTTGCTGAAATGCGAGCTAAAAAAGAGCAGCTATCAACACAATAATTAAACAGATTCTAATAATAAAATGTCGGGTTCTGGTGAACCCGACATTTTTTTTATAGAATCAGTTAAAGCTGACTGTTAAATTTCCACATCAATTTATTATGACTTGAAATACTTAAACGGGGGTTTTAACAGATCCAAGCTGCCCCGATAATGATTAATAAAATGAACAATACCACCAGCAATGCAAATCCTCCACCGTATGCTCCACCCATCTGCACACACCTCCTGAATAGATTATTTTCCACTTTTTTAGGCATTCACATCCATTTTCTGCTTTCTGGCTAATAAGGAAAATCAACTGCGAAAAAACCAAATTATAAGCAGCTAACCCTTGTTTTGAATGCCTTTTTATTTTCTATAATGTATCTTATGTAGCATTAAGCAAATTGCCTAAAGAAAATGCCTATTTTTTCATTCATTATTTTTTAAGATTCGTTTCGTATTATCTGTTGTTGAATAGCTGTGCATAATCTTATGGTTTCTAGTCAAGATATGAAAAACAGCATAAAGGCGTTGGCTTGTCTTCTTGATGATCATCTGGAATTTCCCCTTTAACCAGCTAGGAAGAATTCCATTAGAATTCCAATATACTATTTCTCTTCTGTTTAGGTTTATGGTATAGTAGGGTTTGTAGATTTTTCTGGAAGAAATAATTAATAGGGAGTTGTTTTAAACATGAAGAAATGGGTATTATCCCTTTCACTTGCAGCAAGTATGATTGGACTGGCAGCCTGTGGAAATAGTGCAGCTGACAATTCAGCTGTTGTCAAAACTTCTGCTGGCAACATTACTAAAGACGAACTATACACTGCTATGAAAGATAAATACGGTCAGCAAGTTCTTCAGCAGTTAGTTTATGAAAAAGTTTTGTCTAAAAAGTATTCTGTTTCTAAAAGCGAAATAGATAAGCAAGTAAATCAAGCTAAACAGCAATTGGGGGACCAATTTGACCAGGCCCTTGCTCAATACGGATACAAGGACGAAAATGATTTCCGTAATAGCATTAAGCTAAGCCTTCTTCAGGAAAAAGCAGCTACACAAAACATAAAAGTAACAGACAAAGAACTTAAAGATTATTACAACAACATTAAGCCGGAAATTAGAGCAAGCCACATTCTGGTTAGTGATGAAAAAACAGCTGAAAGCATTAAAGCTCAGCTTGATAAGGGAGCAGATTTTGCTACTTTAGCCAAGAAATATTCTCAAGATACCGGTTCTAAAAATCAGGGCGGCGATGTAGGCTGGTTTGGAACTGGAAAAATGGACCCTGCCTTTGAAGCAGCAGCTTATAAGCTGAAGGTTGGACAAATCAGTAATCCTGTGAAGTCTCAGTATGGCTGGCACATTATTAAACTGACAGGCGAAAAAACCAAAGAGCCATTTAACAAAATGAAGGATGAAATTACTCAGGAAGTAAAAGATTCCAAAGTGACTCAAACGGATATTCAAAATGCCATGAAGAATGAATTAAAAGATGCTGGTGTTAAAATTGAGGATAAAGATTTAAAGAGCACCTTTGACTCTCTATCCCAGCCAGCTCCTACTTCTACTCCAGGTTCAGGACAATAAATCAAAAAAGAACAAGGCTATCCGGCCTTGTTCTTTCTTTTAGGATTTTAAGGACTCTGTTGTTTTCAACGAACTGAAAAACGAGCAATTATTAATCTAGAAATTTAACGGGGCCTCATAAATATAGGTGCAGACCTTCGACTTGTAAATCATCCTGCTTCTGTTACTTGTTTACGGCGTTCCTTCTCTTCCTCGAGCCGGTTCATGTAAACTTCTCCTTCTTTCTCAATCCATTCCATTTCATGATCCCTATCTTCCTTCGATGTCTTTATGGCCATAAATGCACTAATAAGGACACCTGCAACAACAAAATATATCCAGATTGGCAAATCCATCTTCGGTCTCCCCCTTTTCCCAGTTTGTCCTATTGCTACATTGTATGCTTCTTACAAAAAAAAATACCTCTATTATAGAGGTATTCATCTTTATTGATGGAAAGTAGGTTTGTAAAATGACCGGTTGTCGAGAGCAAACACTCTTTCTGTAAACTCTCCTGGTTTTACATGGCGCAAAGCGCGGTCCATCATATTCATTTTTGCATCCAGATTATCAATATAATGAAGAATTTCCGCTTCTTTAATCATTGGAGGCTTTGCGCTTCCCCATTCCATTTTACCATGGTGGCTTAGAACGAGGTGCTGCAGGACAACGACTTCTTCCCCTTTAATGCCAAGCTCTTCTGCTGCTTTTCCAATTTCATTTACCATGATGGTAATATGTCCAAGAAGGTTTCCTTCTGTTGTATAAGCGGTAGATATAGGCCCTGAGAGCTCAGTCACTTTTCCAAGGTCATGAAGGATTACTCCTGAATAAAGGAGGTCTCGGTCTAAAGAAGGATATAATCCGGAAATAACTTTTGCCAAGTCAAGCATGGATATAACGTGATAGGCTAATCCCGATACAAATTCATGATGGTTTTTGGTAGCTGCAGGATATACCAGAAATTCTTGACTATATTTTTTTAACAGATGCCTGGTAATTCTTTGAATATTAGGGTTCTTCATATCAAAAATATATTGTGTAATTTTCCCCATCATTTCGTCCTGGCTTACTGGTGCTGTTTCAAGAAAATCAGATATCTTCATTCCATCCTGCGGCGATGCTGGCCTCAGCTGCCGGATTTTCAATTGCAAACGGCCGCGGTAATTATGCAGTTCACCGGATACCTTTACGATTGTCTCTGCCTTATAGTTTTGTTCATCCTGATCAGAAACATCCCATAGTTTTGCTTCTATATCTCCAGTCCTATCCTGTAATATCAGAGTTAAAAAAGGTTTGCCATTGCTTGCAATTCCCTTTGTACTGTTTTTCACCAATAAGAAAAGCTCTGCTTGTTCTCCTACTTCATGTTCTAATAGTCCTTTTGACATTAAGATTCCCCCGAATTCTTCTCAAGATTCTTGTTATCATGATTCTCGATCTATTCAATAATTTGAGTATATCACATATGTTTTTCTTGTTGGCAATTGAAAATATAACCACTGCAGCACGAAAAGAAAAGCGCAGGCGCCTTGCTCATCGGCGTAAGGATTACGCTGTCTCCGACTGAGATAAAGGAAACACAGTGAGGTCACGAGCTGATGTTGACTTATCGCAGGGAGAAGACGTAGAAATCCTCTAGCCGATAGGCGTTGGAGCTGGACAATGAAAAGCGCAGGCGCCTTGCTCATCGGCGTAAGGATTTCACAGTCTCCTACTGATACAAAGAATACACAGCGAGGCCGCGAGCATATTTTATATATATTTTATATTTATCCTCTGAAAAATGGTTTATCTAGCGATTTGCATCGTTTCTGAAATATTAATCACCCCAGTTTTTGAGAATAATTTTAAAAGGTGTTCATGACAGGTAAAAAAGAGGATTTGTACCGATTCGCTCATTTCCTCTAAAAGCTGAATTACCTGTAATGTCCTTTCTTTATCAAAGTTTACAAAGCTATCATCAATAATAATGGGAAGAGGGCAGTCATCTTTTAAGATTTGAATCAAAGCAAAACGCAGGGCTACGTACAATTGCTCCGCCGTTGCCTGGCTTAGCTCTCCTGGCTCAAATAAGACATGGTCAGTTCTTTCAATAAGAATGCTGCCATCCTTTTGAAGAATGATATGATCATAGTTCGCTCCAGTCAGAATCTGCAGATATTTTTCTGCTGCTTGAATCACCTTTGGAAAACGTTCTTCCTTTAATCTGCTGAGCGTTTGAGAAAGGATTTTCTTTGATAGAGCGAGTCTGCCCCATTCCTTTGCCTTCTCGTTGAATTCCGATTTAAGCTGGTAGAATTCATGGAGTTTATCGGTAAAGGTTCCCCCTTCCTCCATACGGTCGATCTCATAAGCCAACCTTGCCAATTCTGTTTGAGCCTCTTCCGTATTTTTCGTTGTTTTCTTAAGGCTTTGCTCTAATAGAACATGCTCTTCTTCTAAATTTTGCAATGAACCGGCTTCCACCAATAGCTGAATATCTTCTTTTTTCAGTTTGTCCTTTATGATTGAAAGATGCTCCCGCAGTTTTGCCGCTTGAATGACCCGTTGTCCCTTTTCTCTGTAGCCTTCTATATCCTTTTCCTCGGCAGAACGCAACAATTCCTGGATGGACTGGACATTCGCATCATACTCTGATTGCCATTTTGTTTTCTGGATAGAAAGATCATTGCATAAGGAATTTAGCTCCCTATAATTTACTTGCTTTTCCTTCTCTATCTTTATAAGTGTTTTCAGCTGAATAACGCCCTCTTCAGTTGGCTGCAGGTCGGCCTTAATGGTTGACATAACCTCCACAAATTTCGTTTCCCACTCTTTTATTTTTCTTTTAAGATGGTCAATTTTTTTGAGAATCTCATCTTCTTTTCTCACCATTTGAATTAGTTTTTCCAAAAGATTGAAAGCGTCCATTAGCTGCTCTGAAGAAAAATCGCTCTTTAAGAAAAGACTCTGCTTGATTCCCATAAGAAGACGGTCATTTTCCTCTTGTTTTTGCATTAATTGCTTCCAGTTTTCTTTTATTTCTGTATACTTATTCTGCTGTTTTTCTAACTGAAGAATTCTTTCCTTCCATTCTTCCCTAAGCCTTATTTGAGCTGCATATTCTTCGGTACCAGCTGTATCTTGAATAGTTGAAAGCTTTGCTTTCAGCGCCCGTTCTTTGTCCTTCAGCACTTTAATGTCTTTGCTAGTGTTTCCATTATCGCTCTTCTTTTTAAGGACTATAAGATACAGGAAGGAGATGAATACGCCTGCCAAAGAACCTCCTGCAAGTAACATTTGCCTGGTCATAATCCCCGTTCCCAAGAGAATCATAAAGAAAATACATAGGATGATATAAGGTATAGATGAATTTTTTGGACTATCCTTTTCTAATTTCATAAGAAAGCTGAGCTTGTCATGGATACGTTCGTATTCATCACTCCACATTTTGTGGTTGGAGAGATTTTGCTGCTGTTCTGCCATGCGGCGAAATTGTTCTTCCGAAAGCATTTGTGCTTCCAGTTTGTCACACAATTTTTCAATTTCAGAGAGCTCTGCTCCCTCTTTTGCCAGTCTTGCATTCAAATCGTTGCGAGAGGCATTCAAAGATACATCCTCCCTTACAGCCAGACGCAGATTCTCTTTCATACTAATTCCCAAATCTATCTTGGACAACCTGGACATCTCTTCATCTTGGAAGTGGAGTTCTTTTTTTAGCTGCTGGATTTGATCTCTGCATTTTTCTAGCTCAAATGACCACGAAACAGCGGCATCCTTCCATTGGAGGACATGCTGCCAGTTCTCACAATAGTGATCAATTTCCTCCTGATGCTCTTTTATTAAAGGGTCGGGTTTGGTATTCAATAAGGGGGCATCCAGCTCGGACAATCGCATGTTTATATTGGAAAGCTCACTCTTTGCATTCCTATATTTATCTTCGAGCTTTTCCATTCTTGATAGCCCATCAATCGGAAAAGGCTCGGTATTCCCTAATGACACTAATTTACTTTGAAACTGCTCCATCTCTTTAAATAAAGGCCATTCCTTAATCAGTGCTTCCGTTTTATTGAGTCTGTTTTGCAAATTTTTGCTTTCTGCCTGTAATGCGGAAAGCATAGCTTGAAGGTCAGCCTTTTTCGAAAGCAGCAATGAGTAATCCTGGTTCTTGGATTTTGCCGTTTTTAATTCACGGTCCTTTTCCTTTAATTCCTCCAAGAGCTGGTTCATCTCAGGTTTGCGTCCACTTGGTTTAAAAAGAAGATCGAGCTGCTTTTGCAGCTGCTGTTCTGCCTGTAACATTCTGTCTGTTCCCATAGTCCCTGCTGCAAACAGATATCTGCCCAAATCCTCTGCTTTTATTTTCCCAACATTTTGAAGCCCTTGAACATTAAAGGAAAAAATAGATTGATAAGCAGACTTATCTATTCCATTAAGAATTTGTTTTAATAATTCTTCCCCGCCTGTTTCTCCATCCTCCAATTGGACCAGAACATCTCCAGCAGCCTTGCCTCTTATCCTTTCAATTATGATATGGCCATGCGAATCCGTTTCCAGTAGAATTTTTCCTCCGTAATTTGAATGGCTCTTTGGTTCGTACCGCAAATCAGAGCTTTGCTTGGTAGGAAAACCAAAGAAAATCGCATGAATGAAAGCCATCATAGTCGATTTCCCCGCTTCATTTTTTCCGAAAATCACCTGGAGGGAGTGAATATTGACAACATTCAATTCTACTATCTTCCCATATCCATATATTTGTATTTCTTTGATCTTCAAATGTCTTTCCTCCTTTTCAATGAAATTTTCTTCATTTTTTGCACAGTTCTTTGTTTTTATGACTTGGCAATATAAAAGGAAATCAGCTCATGTGCCTCTTCAAGCAATTGTTTTTGCTCCTCTTCCGATATTTCTTCCAAATATCTGCTTGCATACCTTTGTAAATACAATTCTCCTAGAG is a genomic window containing:
- a CDS encoding ABC transporter ATP-binding protein; translation: MPLLEVEHLTGGYTKKPVLKDISFTIEKNQIIGLIGLNGAGKSTTIKHIIGLMDPKKGSVQINQKHLRQAPDEYRKQFSYIPETPILYEELTLEEHLKLTAMAYGLNEEDYLIRAEPLLKEFRLDKKLKWFPAHFSKGMKQKVMILCAFLVEPSLYIIDEPFLGLDPLGIQSLLDLMKRMKEKGAGILMSTHILSTAERYCDGFIILHNGEVRAKGTLKQLQDEFQMPDATLDDLYIQLTKEEIE
- a CDS encoding HIT family protein, translating into MSDCIFCKIVNGELPCSKVYENEHVLAFLDLSQVTKGHTLVIPKIHKENIFEITPEIARNFYEAVPAIANAIKEEFNPIGLNTLNNNGEFAGQSVFHFHLHLIPRYGKGDGFGAVWKSHQDQYNSEDLKQIADSISNHIH
- a CDS encoding tryptophan transporter, with the protein product MNTKTLVGMALLVGIGTVLHVIVPPIFYSIKPDMMLTMLFLGIIFFTDKKNVFLLGAVAGIISGLTTSFPGGLVPNIIDKLITAFVFYGLYLAIAPRSTSVIKIALLTAVGTLVSGSAFLGSAYYIVGLPGPFVTLFATVVLPATVINAVTMFIIYPIVSSIFKRTSLAQN
- a CDS encoding YtxH domain-containing protein: MNKRQFTYGILIGGTVGALTTLLTTPISGKHLRKQAKATTQEWVQMTKDISENLKDLKKSITALTEEGKVIVKDLLSDIKVNLNDWQESIEPNKQHLHRDISEIQSTIEELEQKLQENEIIKEE
- a CDS encoding HTH-type transcriptional regulator Hpr, giving the protein MKEGQATLIEALLFSQRMAQLGKALWKTIEKDWQQWIKPYDLNINEHHILWISYHLKGASISDVAKFGVMHVSTAFNFSKKLEERGLLEFSKRENDKRNTYIQLTEKGENILLESIEKFNPEDNSVFQGALPLRKIYGKFPDIIELMAIVRNIYGEDFMEIFERSFHNIGSEFFEDEGKIKKIGYKNEDFAKS
- a CDS encoding DUF1878 family protein: MEVRGNTTELLEQKIASLKFHQRLLMKMVKKEGNEFFTLVIEEKLSEMEVQDFYKLCETLSKEYKEQKADKFVFFFPLFKKFIEELNPKLDAKETIIACLKQKLYPELMEVLEKNL
- a CDS encoding YjcZ family sporulation protein encodes the protein MGGAYGGGFALLVVLFILLIIIGAAWIC
- a CDS encoding peptidylprolyl isomerase, encoding MKKWVLSLSLAASMIGLAACGNSAADNSAVVKTSAGNITKDELYTAMKDKYGQQVLQQLVYEKVLSKKYSVSKSEIDKQVNQAKQQLGDQFDQALAQYGYKDENDFRNSIKLSLLQEKAATQNIKVTDKELKDYYNNIKPEIRASHILVSDEKTAESIKAQLDKGADFATLAKKYSQDTGSKNQGGDVGWFGTGKMDPAFEAAAYKLKVGQISNPVKSQYGWHIIKLTGEKTKEPFNKMKDEITQEVKDSKVTQTDIQNAMKNELKDAGVKIEDKDLKSTFDSLSQPAPTSTPGSGQ
- a CDS encoding sporulation YhaL family protein yields the protein MDLPIWIYFVVAGVLISAFMAIKTSKEDRDHEMEWIEKEGEVYMNRLEEEKERRKQVTEAG
- the yhaM gene encoding 3'-5' exoribonuclease YhaM, whose translation is MSKGLLEHEVGEQAELFLLVKNSTKGIASNGKPFLTLILQDRTGDIEAKLWDVSDQDEQNYKAETIVKVSGELHNYRGRLQLKIRQLRPASPQDGMKISDFLETAPVSQDEMMGKITQYIFDMKNPNIQRITRHLLKKYSQEFLVYPAATKNHHEFVSGLAYHVISMLDLAKVISGLYPSLDRDLLYSGVILHDLGKVTELSGPISTAYTTEGNLLGHITIMVNEIGKAAEELGIKGEEVVVLQHLVLSHHGKMEWGSAKPPMIKEAEILHYIDNLDAKMNMMDRALRHVKPGEFTERVFALDNRSFYKPTFHQ
- a CDS encoding ATP-binding protein, which codes for MKIKEIQIYGYGKIVELNVVNIHSLQVIFGKNEAGKSTMMAFIHAIFFGFPTKQSSDLRYEPKSHSNYGGKILLETDSHGHIIIERIRGKAAGDVLVQLEDGETGGEELLKQILNGIDKSAYQSIFSFNVQGLQNVGKIKAEDLGRYLFAAGTMGTDRMLQAEQQLQKQLDLLFKPSGRKPEMNQLLEELKEKDRELKTAKSKNQDYSLLLSKKADLQAMLSALQAESKNLQNRLNKTEALIKEWPLFKEMEQFQSKLVSLGNTEPFPIDGLSRMEKLEDKYRNAKSELSNINMRLSELDAPLLNTKPDPLIKEHQEEIDHYCENWQHVLQWKDAAVSWSFELEKCRDQIQQLKKELHFQDEEMSRLSKIDLGISMKENLRLAVREDVSLNASRNDLNARLAKEGAELSEIEKLCDKLEAQMLSEEQFRRMAEQQQNLSNHKMWSDEYERIHDKLSFLMKLEKDSPKNSSIPYIILCIFFMILLGTGIMTRQMLLAGGSLAGVFISFLYLIVLKKKSDNGNTSKDIKVLKDKERALKAKLSTIQDTAGTEEYAAQIRLREEWKERILQLEKQQNKYTEIKENWKQLMQKQEENDRLLMGIKQSLFLKSDFSSEQLMDAFNLLEKLIQMVRKEDEILKKIDHLKRKIKEWETKFVEVMSTIKADLQPTEEGVIQLKTLIKIEKEKQVNYRELNSLCNDLSIQKTKWQSEYDANVQSIQELLRSAEEKDIEGYREKGQRVIQAAKLREHLSIIKDKLKKEDIQLLVEAGSLQNLEEEHVLLEQSLKKTTKNTEEAQTELARLAYEIDRMEEGGTFTDKLHEFYQLKSEFNEKAKEWGRLALSKKILSQTLSRLKEERFPKVIQAAEKYLQILTGANYDHIILQKDGSILIERTDHVLFEPGELSQATAEQLYVALRFALIQILKDDCPLPIIIDDSFVNFDKERTLQVIQLLEEMSESVQILFFTCHEHLLKLFSKTGVINISETMQIAR